GAGATTTTTGGTGACATAAGAGATTTCATAACAGCATCTGGTTTACAGATTAAATTGCGAATAGATGACGAAGAACTCGAAGGATGGGTTAAAAGGGCTTTAACCGCCAAACACATGCAATGGACTCGTGGCTCATTTGATGAGTCAAGTATAAAAAAACTGTATGAAAGGATGAGGTCAAATTAGTGCACGCGTTGTTTTGAACAAGATCAAGAGAAATTATCATCCGTGGATATATTCAACTGAGATATCGAAGATAGATGGAGAGTTTGAAGAAGGTCAGATTGTAGATGTTTTTCTTCAAGATGGGAAATTCTTTGGACGTGGATATATAAATACAAAATCAAAGATAACAATTCGTCTTTTAACGACTCAGCCAAAGACAGCTCAGCAGATTATTGAAGAAAGAATCGATCAGGCTATTAAAAGGCGAGAATACATACTCAGATCTGAGCAAGCTTGCCGATTGATTTACAGCGAGTCAGACTGGCTTGCTGGTTTGATCGTTGATAAGTACGATTCGTATATAGTTATTCAGATTAACACCCTTGGCATGGATAAATTAAAAGATCTGGTTGTAAGAACTCTTGTGAAGAAACTAAATGTTACCGGTGTCTATGAAAAATCTGATTCTTCTGTGAGATCAAAAGAAGGATTGGGTCAAATATGTGAATGGCTTTATGGTACAGGACCAGAGGTGATATTCTATCGCTCTGAAGATTTAACACTTGCTGCAGATCTGAAAGGGCAAAAGACTGGGACCTTTCTGGACCAGAGATTCAATGCAAGAGCTGTTTTACCATATGCGAAAGATAAGGCGTGCTTGGATGTCTTTTCTTATACTGGTAACTTTTCTTTACATCTATTGAAATACGGTGCAAAGCATGTGAAGTTGATCGATTATTCAGAACGTTCTTTGCAAATCGCGGAACAATTATTGAAATTAAATGGCTTCGATGGAAAATACGAATTGATCAAAGAAAATGCCTTTGATTGGCTCAAGCAAGAATCTTCACAGGAGAAATATGATTTAATCGTACTTGATCCACCTTCTTTTGCAAAATCTGCAAGTTCAAGAATATCAGCTCAACGCGGACATAAAGAGATAAATCTCCGGGCAATGAAATTGTTGAGAAAACCGGGAATTTTAGTCTCTTCATGTTGTACACAGGTTCTATCAGAGCAGGATTTTGAGCAAGTTTTACAGGATTCCGCCGAAGATTGTAAAGTTCAGGCATGTATACTCTATAGAGGGTCTCAACCGG
The DNA window shown above is from Thermotoga profunda AZM34c06 and carries:
- a CDS encoding class I SAM-dependent rRNA methyltransferase is translated as MNKIKRNYHPWIYSTEISKIDGEFEEGQIVDVFLQDGKFFGRGYINTKSKITIRLLTTQPKTAQQIIEERIDQAIKRREYILRSEQACRLIYSESDWLAGLIVDKYDSYIVIQINTLGMDKLKDLVVRTLVKKLNVTGVYEKSDSSVRSKEGLGQICEWLYGTGPEVIFYRSEDLTLAADLKGQKTGTFLDQRFNARAVLPYAKDKACLDVFSYTGNFSLHLLKYGAKHVKLIDYSERSLQIAEQLLKLNGFDGKYELIKENAFDWLKQESSQEKYDLIVLDPPSFAKSASSRISAQRGHKEINLRAMKLLRKPGILVSSCCTQVLSEQDFEQVLQDSAEDCKVQACILYRGSQPADHPVLLDVPETRYLKFYIMQIWRRA